In Nocardia yunnanensis, one DNA window encodes the following:
- a CDS encoding SDR family NAD(P)-dependent oxidoreductase, translating into MSEIPKILAGTVAVVTGASRGIGKGIALELGAAGATVYVTGRTVTAGPLPGTVSATAAEIDELGGTGIAVVCDHRDDAAVEKLFAQVRAEQGRLDVLVNNVYDAPGSARWIGRKFWEVPPKAWDAGFDIGVRSHYVASVFAAPLIIESQGLIVSVSSPGAVRQMHNAVYGVGKAAVDRLTAEMAHDLEGTGATAVSIWPGIVNTELLQMVPPDTDGRRLVTLPGEGTFDLDAAETPRFPGRAVVALAADPNRLARTGKAWKVADLAEDYGFTDLDGRVPRAD; encoded by the coding sequence GTGAGCGAAATACCCAAGATTCTCGCCGGAACGGTCGCGGTGGTGACCGGGGCCAGCCGTGGCATCGGCAAGGGCATCGCCCTGGAGCTGGGCGCGGCCGGGGCGACCGTGTACGTCACCGGGCGCACCGTCACGGCCGGACCCCTGCCGGGCACGGTGTCCGCGACCGCCGCCGAGATCGACGAGCTCGGCGGCACCGGTATCGCGGTGGTGTGCGATCACCGCGACGACGCCGCGGTGGAGAAACTCTTCGCGCAGGTGCGCGCGGAGCAGGGCCGATTGGACGTGCTGGTCAACAACGTCTACGACGCGCCGGGTTCGGCGCGTTGGATCGGGCGCAAGTTCTGGGAGGTGCCGCCCAAGGCGTGGGATGCGGGCTTCGACATCGGAGTGCGATCGCACTATGTGGCAAGCGTTTTCGCCGCGCCGCTGATCATCGAATCGCAGGGCCTGATCGTGAGCGTCTCCTCCCCCGGCGCGGTCCGCCAGATGCACAACGCCGTCTACGGAGTCGGCAAGGCCGCGGTGGATCGCCTCACCGCCGAGATGGCCCACGACCTCGAGGGCACCGGCGCGACCGCGGTGTCGATCTGGCCGGGCATCGTCAATACCGAACTGCTGCAAATGGTTCCGCCCGACACGGACGGCCGTCGCCTGGTCACGCTGCCCGGTGAGGGCACCTTCGACCTGGATGCGGCCGAGACCCCGCGCTTCCCCGGCCGCGCGGTGGTCGCCCTGGCCGCGGACCCGAATCGCCTGGCGCGCACCGGAAAAGCGTGGAAGGTCGCCGACCTGGCCGAGGACTACGGCTTCACCGACCTCGACGGCCGCGTCCCGCGCGCCGACTAG
- a CDS encoding alpha-hydroxy-acid oxidizing protein yields MAFGDFQNEIYFNGLRGVVPAYPVSFAELAQRAQAAMPPSVWSYVAGGAGDERTQNANVAAFDRWGVVPRMFVGAAQRDLSVELFGTTWPAPVFLAPVGVIGLCAQDGHGDLATARAAARTGVPMVASTLSVDPLEQVAAEFGDTPGFFQLYTPTDRDLAASLVQRAEAAGFKGIVVTLDTWVTGWRPRDLSTGNFPQLRGHCLANYFSDPVFRASLAQSPEQDPQSAILKWIQVFGNPLTWADLPWLRSLTTLPLIVKGICHPEDARRAKDLGVDGIYCSNHGGRQANGGLPALDMLGEVVAAADGLPVLFDSGVRSGADIVKALALGASAVGIGRPYAYGLALGGADGIVHVLRTLLAEADLIMAVDGYPTRKDLTPEALRPVSV; encoded by the coding sequence GTGGCATTCGGTGACTTTCAGAACGAGATCTATTTCAACGGCCTGCGCGGGGTGGTGCCGGCGTATCCGGTGAGTTTCGCGGAGCTGGCGCAGCGCGCGCAGGCCGCCATGCCGCCGTCGGTGTGGTCGTATGTGGCCGGTGGCGCGGGCGACGAGCGCACCCAGAACGCCAATGTGGCCGCCTTCGACCGCTGGGGTGTGGTTCCGCGCATGTTCGTCGGTGCCGCGCAGCGCGACCTGTCGGTGGAGCTGTTCGGAACAACCTGGCCCGCACCGGTTTTCCTGGCGCCGGTCGGGGTGATCGGGTTGTGCGCGCAGGACGGGCACGGCGATCTGGCCACCGCGCGGGCCGCCGCGCGCACCGGGGTGCCGATGGTCGCCTCGACGCTGAGCGTGGACCCGCTCGAGCAGGTGGCCGCCGAATTCGGTGACACCCCGGGCTTTTTCCAGCTCTACACTCCCACCGACCGCGATCTGGCCGCCAGCCTGGTGCAGCGCGCGGAGGCGGCCGGGTTCAAGGGCATCGTGGTCACCCTCGACACCTGGGTGACCGGGTGGCGGCCGCGGGATCTGTCGACCGGTAACTTCCCGCAGTTGCGCGGGCACTGCCTGGCCAACTACTTCAGCGATCCGGTGTTTCGGGCGAGCCTGGCGCAGTCGCCCGAGCAGGATCCGCAGTCGGCGATCCTGAAATGGATTCAGGTCTTCGGTAATCCGCTGACCTGGGCGGATCTGCCGTGGCTGCGTTCGCTGACCACGCTGCCGCTGATCGTGAAGGGCATCTGCCATCCCGAGGACGCGCGCCGGGCCAAGGATCTGGGCGTGGACGGCATCTACTGCTCGAATCACGGTGGCCGCCAAGCCAATGGCGGACTGCCCGCGCTCGACATGCTGGGCGAGGTGGTGGCCGCCGCCGACGGGCTGCCGGTGCTGTTCGACTCCGGGGTGCGTTCGGGCGCCGACATCGTCAAGGCGCTCGCGCTGGGCGCCAGCGCGGTCGGCATCGGCCGCCCGTACGCCTACGGCCTGGCGCTGGGCGGGGCGGACGGCATCGTGCACGTCCTGCGCACGCTGCTGGCCGAGGCGGATCTGATCATGGCCGTCGACGGCTATCCGACGCGGAAAGATCTGACGCCCGAGGCGCTGCGGCCGGTGTCGGTCTAA
- a CDS encoding thiolase C-terminal domain-containing protein: MRRVFVVGVNMTPFVKIGSREWTYPQMVAEAVDGALKDAGVTYDQVQRAAVGYVFQPSAAGQRALYDIGLTGIPIANVNNNCATGSTALMLAREWVAAGITEVALAVGFEQMTKEAMAGPTTKPKVTTVDAHLKVNREHFEFSAAPITTQFFGNAAVEHMHRYGTTPEQLAAVAVKNHQHSAGNPLAQFQDAYTLEQVLGDKPVHGPLTRSQCSPMSDGAAAAVVVSEEFVRAHGLEGQAIEILAQELATDDGSSFTTGSMIDVVGAPMTRAASSKVFARAGIGVHDVDVIELHDCFSINELITYEALGLCGEGESGALVESGATTYGGTWVVNPSGGLISKGHPLGATGLAQATELSWQLRGLAGERQVPGARTALAHNLGLGGAVVVTLYGANTL, translated from the coding sequence ATGCGACGTGTTTTCGTCGTCGGCGTGAACATGACGCCGTTCGTCAAGATCGGTTCGCGCGAGTGGACCTACCCGCAGATGGTCGCCGAGGCCGTCGACGGCGCACTGAAGGACGCCGGGGTCACCTACGACCAGGTGCAGCGCGCGGCGGTCGGCTACGTCTTCCAGCCCTCCGCGGCCGGGCAGCGCGCGCTCTACGACATCGGGCTGACCGGTATCCCGATCGCGAACGTGAACAACAACTGCGCCACCGGATCCACCGCGCTGATGTTGGCCCGCGAATGGGTCGCGGCCGGCATCACCGAGGTCGCGCTGGCGGTCGGGTTCGAGCAGATGACCAAGGAGGCGATGGCCGGTCCGACCACCAAACCCAAGGTCACCACGGTCGATGCGCACCTGAAGGTCAATCGCGAGCACTTCGAGTTCTCCGCCGCGCCCATCACCACCCAGTTCTTCGGCAATGCCGCTGTCGAGCACATGCACCGCTACGGCACCACCCCCGAGCAGCTGGCGGCGGTCGCGGTCAAGAACCACCAGCACTCCGCCGGTAATCCGTTGGCGCAGTTCCAGGATGCCTACACCCTCGAGCAGGTGCTGGGCGACAAGCCGGTGCACGGGCCGCTGACGCGTTCGCAGTGCTCGCCCATGTCCGACGGCGCGGCGGCGGCGGTCGTGGTGAGCGAGGAGTTCGTGCGGGCCCACGGGCTCGAGGGCCAGGCCATCGAGATCCTGGCCCAGGAGCTGGCCACCGACGACGGCAGCTCCTTCACCACCGGTTCCATGATCGACGTGGTGGGCGCGCCGATGACGCGGGCGGCATCGTCGAAGGTGTTCGCGCGCGCGGGAATCGGCGTGCACGATGTCGACGTGATCGAGTTGCACGACTGCTTCTCCATCAACGAGCTCATCACCTACGAGGCGCTGGGCCTGTGCGGGGAAGGCGAATCCGGCGCCCTGGTGGAGTCCGGCGCGACCACCTACGGCGGCACCTGGGTGGTCAACCCGTCGGGCGGCCTGATCTCCAAAGGCCATCCGCTGGGCGCGACGGGCCTGGCCCAGGCCACCGAATTGTCCTGGCAGCTGCGCGGTCTGGCGGGCGAGCGCCAGGTCCCCGGCGCGCGCACCGCGCTCGCCCACAACCTCGGCCTGGGCGGCGCGGTCGTCGTCACCCTCTACGGCGCCAACACCCTGTGA
- a CDS encoding amidase, translating into MGARIHAFGDDALGEHDAVALAELIRRGELGAAEVAKAARERAAVVNPELNAIVVQPDTARVSGEREALLYGVPTYVKDNTDLAGLPTQHGSAAWTARPAKSDGPYAAQLMGTGMTVLGKTTLPEFGLNATTEFADAPPTRNPWDVEFSSGASSGGSAALVAAGVVPIAHGNDGGGSIRIPAACCGLVGLKPTRGRHLDGPQAKSMPINLVSEGVLTRTVRDTATYFAAAERLWRNPALPPVGLVEGPARRRLRIGVLSEPITGAPLDPQVRAVLDDTVALLEDLGHEVRPLGYPVDRGFAQDFANYWEMLAFLLGVTGKFSFDPRFDAARLDPFTRGLGSRFRSSAWRSPAILYRLSRVRHAYAASFRDVELIVSPVLASPTPPLGYLSPAQPFEEVFDRLLAYVTYTPLANVTGAPALSLPLGASDAGLPIGVMFSAAHGDERTLLEMAYALEAARPFRRIQD; encoded by the coding sequence ATGGGAGCGCGCATTCACGCCTTCGGCGACGACGCCCTGGGGGAGCACGACGCGGTGGCACTGGCGGAGTTGATCCGGCGGGGGGAACTCGGGGCGGCCGAGGTGGCCAAGGCGGCGCGGGAGCGGGCCGCGGTGGTGAATCCGGAGCTGAATGCGATTGTGGTGCAACCAGATACGGCGCGGGTGTCGGGGGAGCGGGAGGCGCTGCTGTACGGGGTGCCGACCTATGTGAAGGACAATACGGATCTGGCGGGGCTGCCGACGCAGCACGGGAGCGCGGCGTGGACGGCGCGGCCCGCGAAAAGCGATGGGCCGTATGCCGCGCAGTTGATGGGCACCGGGATGACCGTGCTGGGCAAGACCACGCTGCCGGAATTCGGGTTGAACGCGACCACCGAATTCGCCGACGCCCCGCCGACACGCAACCCCTGGGACGTCGAATTCTCCTCCGGCGCTTCCTCGGGCGGCTCGGCGGCGCTGGTGGCGGCGGGGGTGGTGCCGATCGCGCACGGCAACGACGGCGGCGGCTCGATCCGGATTCCGGCGGCCTGCTGCGGGCTGGTGGGGTTGAAGCCGACCCGCGGCCGGCATCTGGATGGGCCGCAGGCGAAATCGATGCCGATCAACCTCGTCTCCGAAGGCGTGCTGACCCGCACCGTCCGCGACACCGCCACCTATTTCGCTGCCGCCGAACGCTTGTGGCGCAATCCGGCGCTGCCGCCGGTCGGACTGGTGGAAGGACCCGCGCGGCGGCGGCTGCGCATCGGGGTGCTGTCGGAGCCCATCACCGGCGCGCCGCTGGATCCGCAGGTGCGCGCGGTGCTCGACGACACCGTCGCGCTGCTCGAGGATCTGGGCCACGAGGTGCGGCCCCTGGGCTATCCGGTGGATCGCGGGTTCGCCCAGGATTTCGCCAACTACTGGGAGATGCTGGCGTTCCTGCTCGGCGTCACCGGCAAATTCTCCTTCGATCCGCGCTTCGACGCGGCGCGGCTGGACCCCTTCACGCGCGGGCTGGGCAGTCGCTTTCGCAGCTCGGCGTGGCGTTCGCCGGCGATCCTGTATCGCCTCTCGCGCGTCCGCCACGCCTACGCCGCCTCCTTCCGCGATGTCGAGCTCATCGTGTCCCCGGTGCTGGCCTCGCCGACCCCGCCGCTGGGCTACCTCAGCCCCGCGCAGCCGTTCGAGGAGGTCTTCGACCGGCTGCTGGCCTACGTCACCTATACGCCGCTGGCGAATGTGACCGGTGCCCCGGCGCTTTCGCTGCCGCTGGGTGCGTCCGACGCCGGGCTGCCGATCGGCGTGATGTTCTCCGCGGCCCACGGCGACGAACGCACCCTGCTGGAAATGGCCTACGCGCTCGAGGCGGCACGCCCGTTCCGGCGCATCCAGGACTGA
- a CDS encoding alpha/beta fold hydrolase — MHVADAGEGYPVVFCHGFPHTWFVWHHQLDALAAAGYRALAPDLRGYGRTDAPADPAAYTNEAVIGDLMALLDDIGADKAVFVGLDFGAQLVWELSLRKPERVAAAMVLNNPFAPRPPKAPSAFWTRAAERHFLHLSYFQQPGVADAELAADPRGFLARVYYSLSGDYHYLDTWKNPPGIGYLDALPQAPALPWPWLSQTEFDTLAADFERTGFTGGLNWYRNLDRNWQLTAAYADATVDVPTFFLYGENDPDMEGFSGRDPLATLRANVPDLRDVVEIPKAGHLVQLERPDAVNAFLLTNLKSLT; from the coding sequence ATGCACGTCGCGGACGCGGGCGAGGGCTACCCGGTCGTCTTCTGTCACGGCTTCCCGCACACCTGGTTCGTCTGGCATCACCAGCTCGACGCCCTCGCCGCCGCCGGCTATCGCGCCCTCGCTCCGGACCTGCGCGGATACGGCCGCACCGACGCACCCGCCGATCCCGCCGCCTACACCAACGAGGCCGTGATCGGCGATCTCATGGCCCTGCTCGACGACATCGGCGCGGACAAGGCGGTCTTCGTCGGCCTCGATTTCGGCGCGCAGCTGGTGTGGGAGCTGAGCCTGCGCAAACCCGAACGCGTCGCCGCGGCCATGGTTCTGAACAATCCGTTCGCCCCGCGTCCCCCGAAAGCCCCCTCGGCGTTCTGGACCCGCGCGGCCGAACGCCACTTCCTGCACCTGTCCTACTTCCAGCAACCCGGTGTCGCCGACGCCGAACTCGCCGCCGACCCGCGCGGGTTCCTCGCTCGCGTCTACTACTCGCTCTCCGGCGACTACCACTACCTCGACACCTGGAAGAACCCGCCCGGCATCGGCTACCTCGACGCCCTCCCGCAGGCTCCCGCCCTGCCCTGGCCGTGGTTGTCGCAGACTGAATTCGACACCCTGGCCGCCGATTTCGAGCGCACCGGTTTCACCGGCGGCCTCAACTGGTACCGCAATCTCGACCGCAACTGGCAGCTCACCGCCGCCTACGCCGACGCCACGGTCGATGTCCCCACCTTCTTCCTCTACGGCGAAAACGACCCCGACATGGAAGGTTTCAGCGGTCGCGACCCCCTGGCCACCCTGCGCGCCAATGTCCCCGACCTCCGCGACGTCGTCGAAATCCCGAAGGCGGGCCACCTGGTCCAACTCGAACGCCCCGACGCGGTCAACGCTTTCCTGCTCACCAACCTGAAAAGCCTGACCTGA
- the pgl gene encoding 6-phosphogluconolactonase, which produces MSKPAVETFSGTEELVAAAAARFVAEVVEAQRSRGSASVVLTGGGTGIALLELVRQAPGDIDWAKLDVFWGDERFVPTGDPERNELQARQALLDHVPVDPARVHPAESSSGDYPDPLEAAGEYAATVHAYLAEHGSFDLHLLGMGGEGHVNSLFPHTDATREEHALVVAETHSPKPPAVRVTLTLPAVRRSRHVVLIVSGEAKAAAVAAALNGASPLDVPAAGAIGSESTTWLLDEAAASDLPR; this is translated from the coding sequence ATGAGTAAGCCCGCCGTCGAAACCTTCTCCGGCACCGAGGAACTCGTGGCCGCCGCGGCCGCGCGGTTCGTGGCCGAGGTGGTGGAGGCGCAGCGGTCGCGCGGGTCGGCGTCGGTGGTGCTCACCGGTGGCGGCACCGGCATCGCGCTGCTGGAGCTGGTGCGGCAGGCGCCCGGCGATATCGACTGGGCCAAGCTCGACGTGTTCTGGGGCGACGAGCGTTTCGTGCCGACGGGCGATCCCGAACGCAACGAGCTGCAGGCGCGCCAGGCGCTGCTGGATCATGTGCCGGTGGATCCGGCGCGGGTGCATCCGGCCGAATCCTCCTCCGGCGATTACCCCGATCCGCTCGAGGCGGCCGGGGAGTACGCGGCCACCGTGCACGCGTATCTGGCCGAGCACGGCAGCTTCGATCTGCATCTGCTGGGCATGGGCGGTGAGGGACATGTCAATTCGCTGTTCCCGCACACCGACGCCACCCGGGAGGAGCATGCGCTGGTGGTCGCGGAGACCCACTCCCCCAAGCCGCCGGCGGTGCGTGTCACGCTGACGCTGCCGGCGGTGCGCCGTTCGCGGCATGTGGTGCTCATCGTCTCCGGTGAGGCCAAGGCCGCCGCGGTGGCCGCCGCGCTCAATGGCGCGTCGCCGCTGGATGTTCCGGCCGCGGGCGCGATCGGCAGCGAGTCGACGACCTGGCTGCTGGACGAGGCCGCCGCGAGCGACCTGCCCCGCTGA
- a CDS encoding Lrp/AsnC family transcriptional regulator: MQDDITTPGDATPLSEDDLALIHALQLRPRGSWTELGGVLGVDPVTVARRWQRLRGRGDAWVCASPGPAVFDLLCAAYLDIDCAAGETDTVVAALAAHPHMLTLERAGGSNRILATVATGGFDQLARYTLDVLPALAHVTAVRTSIVTHWFTEGGSWRIDALAPDQQQRLRSAPARAMPAPGLRLTALDQALIGELSRDGRAAHTALAAALDTSPATVKRRIDELTRLGLLGFRCDFARPLGGWPVAVTFWATAPTAALPELGHALIRLPQTRNCAAVSGTHNLVLQAGLHSVAEVTRFENQLAASHPELAIGARVITLRHEKLLGRILDRHGRSRAVVPPDVWRDPAVTLPADE, translated from the coding sequence GTGCAGGATGACATCACGACCCCGGGCGACGCCACACCGTTGAGCGAGGACGATCTCGCCCTCATCCACGCCCTGCAACTGCGCCCGCGCGGCTCCTGGACCGAACTCGGCGGGGTGCTGGGCGTCGACCCGGTCACCGTCGCACGCCGCTGGCAGCGGCTGCGCGGGCGCGGGGACGCCTGGGTGTGCGCGTCACCCGGGCCGGCCGTGTTCGATCTGCTGTGCGCCGCCTACCTCGACATCGACTGCGCCGCAGGCGAAACCGATACCGTGGTAGCCGCCCTGGCCGCGCATCCGCACATGCTGACCCTCGAGCGCGCCGGCGGCAGCAACCGCATCCTGGCCACCGTCGCCACCGGCGGCTTCGACCAGCTGGCCCGCTATACCCTCGATGTGCTGCCCGCGCTGGCCCACGTCACCGCCGTGCGCACCAGCATCGTCACCCACTGGTTCACCGAGGGCGGCAGCTGGCGCATCGACGCACTCGCTCCCGACCAGCAGCAGCGGCTGCGCAGTGCCCCCGCGCGGGCGATGCCCGCGCCCGGTCTGCGGCTCACCGCCCTGGATCAGGCGCTGATCGGCGAACTCTCGCGCGACGGCCGCGCCGCGCACACCGCGCTGGCCGCGGCCCTCGACACCAGTCCCGCCACCGTCAAACGCCGCATCGACGAGCTGACCCGGCTGGGACTGCTGGGCTTCCGCTGCGATTTCGCGCGACCGCTGGGCGGCTGGCCGGTCGCGGTCACCTTCTGGGCGACCGCGCCCACCGCCGCGCTGCCCGAGCTCGGCCACGCCCTCATCCGGCTGCCGCAGACCCGCAACTGCGCCGCCGTCAGCGGCACCCACAACCTCGTACTGCAGGCCGGGCTGCATTCGGTCGCCGAGGTGACCCGCTTCGAAAACCAGCTCGCCGCAAGCCATCCCGAACTCGCCATCGGCGCCCGCGTCATCACGTTGCGTCACGAGAAACTGCTCGGCCGCATCCTCGACCGCCACGGTCGCTCCCGCGCGGTGGTGCCGCCGGACGTGTGGCGCGACCCGGCCGTGACACTACCCGCCGACGAATGA
- a CDS encoding FG-GAP repeat domain-containing protein, with translation MPVRVFRRALLTAALASAAVLTLPSAAWAAGAISFAPAVNSPSGGSFPSWGPGPAPIGMVAADFDGDGIPDIAAADFQGSGPIFMKGKGDGTFAPGTRVGTPGSGFGALAVGDLNGDGKPDLIAQSWTQIAVFLGNGDGTFTPAKTYTTVEGAQQEVQVADVNGDGKLDVLSLLPTGVQTWLGGGDGSLKAGPITVFGGTPGAFTMGRFHTGSKIDMAVNNDVSQQMEVFFGNGDGSFTHKGHSTSGLITEDVRAADFDGDGIDDVVTADSFSFSTTVLISDGNGGFKKTNRVNLSGLGPTSIAVGDFNHDGKMDAAMSAVLNSKIVIFSGNGDGTLTKTGEYDVTSQPQTPVVADYDKDGKPDIAVAGDANAVSFLKNIS, from the coding sequence ATGCCTGTACGTGTTTTTCGTCGTGCCCTGCTCACCGCCGCCCTCGCCTCGGCGGCGGTGCTCACGCTGCCCAGTGCCGCTTGGGCGGCCGGAGCCATCAGTTTCGCGCCTGCGGTGAATTCGCCGTCGGGCGGGTCGTTTCCGTCGTGGGGTCCGGGGCCGGCGCCCATCGGCATGGTGGCCGCCGACTTCGACGGGGACGGCATTCCCGATATCGCGGCCGCCGATTTCCAGGGCAGCGGACCGATTTTCATGAAAGGCAAGGGCGACGGCACCTTCGCGCCCGGCACGCGGGTGGGCACGCCGGGCAGCGGGTTCGGGGCGCTGGCGGTCGGCGACCTCAACGGGGACGGCAAACCGGATCTGATCGCCCAGTCCTGGACGCAGATCGCGGTGTTCCTGGGCAATGGCGACGGCACGTTCACACCGGCCAAGACCTACACCACCGTCGAGGGCGCGCAGCAGGAGGTGCAGGTCGCCGACGTCAACGGCGACGGCAAGCTCGACGTGCTCAGCCTGCTGCCGACCGGGGTGCAGACCTGGCTCGGCGGCGGCGACGGCAGCTTGAAGGCGGGTCCGATCACGGTGTTCGGCGGGACGCCGGGTGCGTTCACCATGGGACGGTTCCACACCGGCTCCAAGATCGACATGGCGGTCAACAACGATGTGTCCCAGCAGATGGAGGTGTTCTTCGGCAACGGGGACGGCAGTTTCACCCACAAGGGCCACAGCACCAGCGGTCTGATCACCGAGGATGTGCGGGCCGCCGATTTCGACGGCGACGGCATCGACGATGTGGTCACCGCGGATTCGTTCTCCTTCAGCACGACCGTGCTGATCTCCGACGGCAACGGCGGATTCAAGAAGACCAATCGCGTCAACCTGTCGGGGCTTGGCCCGACCAGCATCGCGGTCGGGGATTTCAATCACGACGGCAAGATGGATGCCGCCATGTCGGCGGTGCTGAACTCGAAGATCGTCATTTTCTCCGGCAACGGTGATGGAACCCTCACCAAGACCGGCGAATACGATGTCACCAGTCAGCCGCAGACGCCCGTGGTCGCCGATTACGACAAGGACGGCAAGCCCGATATCGCGGTGGCCGGTGACGCCAATGCGGTGTCGTTTCTGAAGAACATTTCCTGA
- a CDS encoding DUF732 domain-containing protein yields MYKIAIAIVLILLLSGCDRSDNAQNLPTTSPRKPIKPVISTFADIPDGPGSADLFLSTLQQAAIPVGDRDRTVTAGRTVCASMQTNTVLGATADASLLDHIADRLTKGTEFRREQTGVIIGAAIGAFCPEFAYLAN; encoded by the coding sequence GTGTACAAGATAGCGATAGCTATTGTTCTGATACTTTTGCTTTCCGGCTGCGACCGATCCGACAATGCGCAAAACCTGCCCACCACCTCACCGCGAAAACCCATCAAACCGGTGATATCCACCTTTGCGGATATTCCGGACGGTCCGGGTTCGGCGGACCTTTTCCTTTCCACCTTGCAGCAGGCCGCCATTCCCGTCGGGGACCGCGATCGCACCGTGACTGCCGGTCGGACGGTCTGCGCGTCCATGCAGACCAATACGGTGCTGGGCGCGACCGCGGACGCGTCCTTGCTGGACCATATCGCCGACCGGCTCACCAAGGGCACCGAATTCCGCCGCGAACAGACCGGTGTGATCATCGGCGCCGCCATCGGCGCGTTCTGTCCGGAATTCGCGTATCTGGCGAATTAG
- the opcA gene encoding glucose-6-phosphate dehydrogenase assembly protein OpcA yields MIIDMPDTDTREVSKRLVQLRESNGVVTMGRVLTLVVCTLDSSEAEDAIDAANDASREHPCRVIVLARGDRMSPTRLDAQIRVGGDAGAAEVIVLRLQGDLVPHEASVVIPFLLPDTPVVAWWPRGAPEFPSKDSVGRLATRRITDATFAPDPQSTIKGRRHSYAPGDTDLAWSRVTYWRALLAAALDEAPFEAVESVTVSGLQEEPALDMLAGWLAARLDCPVVRRTGELKVEMHRSTVSISIARPQHGRTATLTRSGEPDQRFALARRETKDCLAEELRHLDADDIYAEALTGLEKVTYE; encoded by the coding sequence GTGATCATCGACATGCCCGACACCGACACCCGCGAGGTGTCGAAACGTCTTGTGCAGCTGCGCGAATCCAATGGCGTGGTCACCATGGGCCGGGTGCTGACGCTGGTGGTGTGCACGCTGGATTCCTCCGAGGCCGAGGACGCCATCGACGCGGCCAACGACGCCAGCCGCGAACACCCCTGCCGGGTGATCGTGCTGGCGCGCGGGGATCGCATGTCCCCGACGCGGCTGGACGCGCAGATCCGCGTCGGCGGTGACGCCGGCGCGGCGGAGGTGATAGTGCTTCGGCTGCAAGGCGATCTGGTGCCGCACGAGGCCAGCGTGGTGATCCCGTTCCTGCTGCCCGACACCCCGGTGGTGGCGTGGTGGCCGCGCGGCGCCCCGGAGTTCCCGTCGAAGGATTCGGTGGGCCGGCTGGCGACCCGCCGCATCACCGACGCCACCTTCGCACCCGATCCGCAGTCCACCATCAAGGGTCGCCGGCACTCGTATGCGCCCGGTGACACCGATCTGGCGTGGAGCCGGGTCACCTATTGGCGGGCGCTGCTGGCGGCGGCGCTGGACGAGGCGCCGTTCGAGGCCGTGGAATCGGTGACGGTGTCGGGGTTGCAGGAGGAACCGGCGCTGGACATGCTGGCGGGCTGGCTGGCCGCGCGGCTGGACTGCCCGGTGGTGCGGCGCACGGGTGAGCTGAAGGTGGAGATGCACCGGTCCACGGTGTCGATCTCGATCGCGCGCCCGCAGCACGGCCGCACCGCCACCCTGACCCGCTCGGGCGAACCGGATCAGCGGTTCGCGCTGGCGCGGCGGGAGACCAAGGACTGTCTGGCCGAGGAGTTGCGGCATCTGGACGCCGACGACATATACGCCGAGGCGCTGACCGGACTCGAGAAGGTGACCTATGAGTAA